The following is a genomic window from Pseudomonas sp. FP2335.
CGCTTCATCATTCGGCATTCCTTTCGGTGGGTTTCTTAGGGCAATAAAAAACCCGGCTCGGTGGCCGGGTTCTTTTTAGTCAGTCCTACACGCGCAGGAATGACAGGATGGGCACATAATCGGCGAACCGGCAGGCCCTGTCAAGGCCCTCATGCGGCATCCTGGTCATCGAAGAAGACGCCCTCCTTGGTCAGGATCTCGCCAGCTTCGAGAAGTGCCTCATTGACCAGCTTATCCAGTCCCTTGAAGATCTTCCGGCGCCAGTCCCGCCGGGTGCGCTCCGGTGTGCCGTCCATATCCCAGGTGTTCATGTCGTAGTTGTGGGCCGGCAGGATGATCACCCCTTCGCACGGAGCCTCCTGGCGCTGCTTCAGCTTGGCGTTGATGGCCTTCTGAGCCTTCGCCACCGCCGCCTTCCTCCAGGCGGGAGCATCATCATCAATCTCTAGCGACACCTTCCCGGCGGGCGCACGCTCAGCGCCGCCAAGTTGTGGGTAGGCCCAGGCTGTGACTGCCTTGGTCAGAAACAGGCGCGGCGCCGACGAGGACACGTGCGAAACGATCAGCCCAATAGCTCCAACCTTCGAGGCCATGTGCGTCGAGTAGCATGCGTTTAAGGCCATCCAATGTTTCGGCGCAAGGCAAGAGTGAAGCCGACCAAACACCCAGCAATCAGTGAGGAAGGCCGCCTCCTTACCCACGATCTCGCCCTTCAGCTTGTTGGCTTGGACCTTTGGCGTGTAATCGCAACCTCCAGCGCTGTTGATCGTCTCGGACGCCAACGCACGGATCACTGCGGAAATAACGTCTCGATAGATCATGCTGCAGCCCTCTTCAGCTCTCTGGTCATTGCCCGGTATTTGGCCTTGATGGCCTTGATCTCTTCCACGGTGTACTTGCAGGCCGGGTGCAGCCCCTCCAGCCAGGCCACTTTGTCGGCGCCGATGCGCTGGACCAGGCGAATGCGGTACTCCACTGCGTTGCCGGAAAGGTTGCGGTTGCACTTCACACACTGGCGGTGGATGTTCAGCGGCTCGAAGCGCAGTTCCGGGCAGGCGCCGACGGATCGGTAATGCCCAGCATCCCAGCGGCTACCCGTCATCAGGTCGTTGTCGTTCGGCATTGAGTCGCAGCTGATGCACGGCAGGTGCGCGTCACGCAGGCGCACGTACTCGTTCACGGCGGTCTGGGCTTCGCGCAGGTGTTCCGCCCTGCTCTTCAGCTTCTCCCTGCGGACCTTGATCTCGGCTCGCTCGATGTCGGCAAGAGCCTTGCGGGATTTCGGCGCGTGGCGCGGCCCGTCAACGAGGGCGCACGCCGGACTGCACACCGCCTGCCCGATCCGCGCCGGGACGAATGAGGCCCTACAAGTAGCAACGCGGCACTTCTTTGGCTTGGGCTGTTTCCGCTCGATAGTCATACAGCCTCCTTGAATTTCTGCTGCTCTGGGGTGGAGTCGCCGCGAAGAGGCATCAGCTTGTATTCGCAAATTGGCCCGCGCATGACGTGGGCCTTGCGGCGCGCTTCCAGAGGCTCACCTTCCACCTCGATCACCCAAATCTGGCTCCCAGTCGTATTGCGGTACTCAACCCCTTCCCAAAAATACACGGCTGGTGACCCGAGGCATTTGACCAAGGAAACTGTTCTTCCTACGTTCGCTTCTCGTGCGCGACGATCAACGATCAGCGCCAGGTCACCCGGCTTGAAGTTATGGCTCATGCAACCTCCTTAAACGCTTCGAACTCAGCCATCTCGGTCAGCCGCTCTTCGGTAAGGATCGGCCAGTCATGCAGCACCAGGTACGCGCAGCACTGGCGCCAGAAGTCTTGGAATGTCTCCTCTCCCATCGAGTCGTAGGAGAGGCTGCGGGGTGTCTTGCGGGTGAGCTGGCCCAGACCCGGAATGTCGAACAATTCCTGGTCGCAGTACACGCCCGACTCCAGTTGCAGTGCCTTGATTGCGTCATGGGACTGCTTGCCTGAGAACCGATCAATGTTCTGGCTCAGCACGCGGCCCAGGCCGTGGACCAAACCATTGAACCTTGGGTTGCGCGGCTGCTTGAGGTCGGCGCGGATCTTCGCGTTCATCTTGAATTCACGCTCGCGGAGAATCGATCGGTCAGCATCGGAGGACGGCACGAATGCGGCGACCTCCTTGCCGGTGGCTGGATCGACCAGTCGGCGCAGCACCAAGTACACGGGCATTGGGCGGGGTTTTGCTGGCTTTGTCATTTCGCCGCCCTCTTCGCTTCAAGCTCCAGGGCCTGCTGGATCAGCAGCTCCCGGCGATCCGCCAACTCGTTGGCCGCTTCAATTCGTAACTCAGTTTTCCGCTCGGCGCTTGCCTTGCGCATTTCCAGCATGGAGTTCTTCACCAGCTCAAGCTTCTGGCGCAGCGCCGGCTCTGGCCGGGTAACAGCACCAGTGAGCAAACCAGCGATGGCGCGACCGTCTTCGGAAATCGGTTCAACACTCAGGTCAGCCAAGTACTTTTGGCCGTGGTCGCGGGGGATTCGCTTCAGATCCATGGCCTTGGTGACGGCCTGGATACGGCGGCTGGCGTCAAAGCCCACGGAAACATGCCAGTTGACCGGTTTCGCATCTTCGCGGGCCTGGCCCACAAACCGCTGGTAGGCGTCGATGAACGCCATGCGCGCGCCGATTTTGTCGCCAACATCGAGGACAGGTTTCGCGGCGGCCAGGGCTAACTGAATCTCGTCGGTCAGCACCACGGTTTCGAATTCGTCGTTGGTAGTCATGGCGATGGCCCAGGCCTCGTCCTTGCCGGGACGGCCGTCGGAGGACTGGACGCGTTGCAGGATGTCAGCCATTGCCAGCTTGCCCTTCACCTCGAAGCGGCAGGCCTTCAACGCAGCTTTGACGACAGGCACCGGATACGCGCAGAGATCTTCAGCCATCATCGCGGCAGTGCCTGGGTTCATCTCTTGGCCCATGGCCTCGGCCGTCGCGCAGATGGCGGCGGCCAGCCCGGCGACCTGGTGGTCATTCATCTCAGAGGTATTCATTGCGGTCACCTGCTTGGCGTTTGGCCAGAACCATCTGGGCGGCCTGCTCCGCTGCGGAGTGGTTCGCTTCCGTCCGCTCCATCTGGCGGGCGGTCGTGCCGTTGATGCGCTGACCGGTCACCCACTGGGTGTGATAGCTCTCGGCGTTGGCCAGCAGCTCGTTGAGGCTGTGGCACTTGCGCAGCACAGCGGCGTCGCTGGTTTTCAGGAAGTGGGCGGCGACGTGGTGGGCGACATCGGCGCCCAGGCGGTCGACCAGTTGGCCCAGCTGGCCGCCGACCTTGGCGTTCCACACCGGCCAGGCGCTGTAGCGCTTGCGGTAGGCCATGGCGTAGTTCGCCCAGACCTTGAAGGTTTTGCAGGTCTGGTCTTTGGGGCCAGGCATGTCGGCGGGGATCTCAACCCGTGGAGTGTCGGTGCGATCCACCACCAGGGCCAAGGCGCGGGACTGAGCCGGCTTGCCGGTGGCGTCCTGCAAGTCCTGACTGGTGTCCTGATTTGTATCCTGATGATTGGTATCCTGATTTGTCGGAGATTTATCCGACCCTTGCCCGGATTTTTTTCCGATCTTGATCGGAGATTTATCCGAGGTAGATCGGATTTTTTTCCGACCCTTGTTGTTTGGTGGGGTCGGATATTTTTCCGACCCGTCCAACTTCTGGTTCCACTCGACGGCTTTCTCGGTCAGGCGGAAAAGCGTGATGTTCGACGTGCTGGAAAGCTCAATCAAGCCGGCCTCTTCCAGGGCCTTCAACATGCGGTAAGCGGTGTCGGGCTTATCGGTGAGTAGCGGTAGCTCCTCGATGATCTTGGCCTTGCTCAACGCGAAGAAGATCCCGTCATCGGTCTTGATTGGCTTGGTCCAGCTCGGGCAGCCATAGACGAAGGCGAACAGCAGGGCCTGCTGAGAATTCAGCCCCCACTCCAGCGCCTTAACCTGATTAATCGTGACGGTGTATTGCATGTCAGGCCTTCCCGACCTTAGCGGCCAATTCAAGGAAGCGATCCACGTACCAGTGAGGCTGCGTCTCGCGGGGGCATTGAGGGCTGGTGAGGTTCTTGCCGTAGGCCATGCCCTTCTCGGTCACAGACCAGAAGTCGACCATTTCCTGCTTGGAGTTTTTGCGCTGCAGGACCTTGAGGAAGCCGTGGGCTTCAAGTGCAAGATTGAAGGCGCGTGGCGTGCTGGCAATGGAGTGATCTTTGATCAGGGCGGTGATTGCCTTGGTCGGCATCGATGAGCCGCCAGCTGCGTCAGGGGCGGCGTCCACCGCATAGCCTGGGAGGAATTTGGCATCCAAGCCGTTGTTGGTGGCGATCTGGGCGAGCATCATCACTTGGCTGGATGGCGCAGGCTTCAGCAGGCGTGTGAAGCATTCCAGGATTGCGAGCTCGCCGACGACCTTCGTGCCGTTGGCGATCACCGCTTGACGAGCTGCGGCCTGCCCTTCCAGTTCGTGCCAGCGTCGAATGACCTTCATGCGCATCGGAGCGCTGTAGCCTGTCAGTAGGCAGTCGGTATGCTCGCGATCAAGAAGATACTGCACTTGCTCACGATTACGACCGTCTAGGTAGATGTCCTCAAATCTGAGGAGATCGACTTTCAAGTCCTTGAGCATGGCTGCGATGTCACGCAGCACGTTATCGTGTCGCTTGCCGGTTACGCTAGCGATCTCGCGTGACGACATAGTCCGCGCCACGTTTTGAAATTGCGAAAAACGTGGCGCGGAAATGTTGGGGGTATTGATCGATTCGGTGTGTTGGTGCATGATTCGCTCCAGTTGTTTACCGCTGTAGAAAAAGCCGACCTCGTACGTCGGCTTTTTTGTGCCTGGAATTCAGGCGATGGATTTCAAATTCGGCCGGGCGTCCTTCATCAACTGTTCAGCCTTGCGCCCCAACTCCCCCGCCTTTGCTTCAACCTGGCGGCACTGCTTGGCGAAGGCCGGCAAGTGCGGCAGGTCTTGCTCGCACATCACTTGGTCGTCAAACACTTCGCTGCCGGTGTCGATCACGTCGCCGAGGGCGCGGATCAGTGCACCGAAGCTCTTGTTCGCGCATTGATCGCTGGTCATCTGGCGGGCGCCGGTCAGGCCGTGGCGGCTCGCCAGCTCGTTCAGGCAGTGATCTCGGTATTCAGGCTCAAGCGCATTGACCCAAGACTCTTCCAGCCAGGACGGCATTTCCTGATCGCCAGATAGCCAGCGCTGAACACGCTTAAGCCAGCGTCCGGTCGCCTTCACGAACTCACTCACGTCGCCGGTCAGGTCGGGCGAATTGAAATCAGGGACGACCTTCTCCTTGGCGCGATCAGGAATCGACAGGTGCAGTTCGCGGCTCAAAGCCTGAGCGAAGTCGTCCTGGCTCAAGCTGGTGCGCGCGATCTGGTTTTGAGCATGGGCGACCAGCACCTGATCACGGGTTTGTAAGGTGTGTCTGGAACTGGACGTTTGCATGGGGGCTGCTCTCTTCTAATCTGGCTTCAATGGAACGGCGGAAAGGGATGTCGCTTAGGCGGCCATCTCGGCCCATGGAAACGACGGACAAAGGGATTCTTTTTTGAAGGCACCCCCGGTCAACGCCTCCGCTCGCTTGGCAACCACTGGAGACATGCCGTGCTTCTCGCGAACCCAACCGGAAACGGTGCTTTGATCAACCTTGAGCTTTTCAGCCGTGACCTCCTGAGTGCCGAAGAAGGCAACGAGGTCCTTATAAATAGTTTTCATGCTGCCCCTCCATACGGGAATACCCATATAGTAGTTTATGGGAATACCGATTTGCAAGGATATGGGAGCACCCGTAATACTCGCGGAATGGAATTCAAAGATCGTTTAAAGGCAGCGCGCCGGCACGCCAAGCTCAATCAGGGCGAATTGGCCGCGAAAGCTGGTATCACGCAGACGTCAATTTCTGACCTTGAGCGTGGAAAATCGAAAGCCACCGCACACGTCGTGAAGATCGCCGACGCATGTGGGGTGAGCGCCAAATGGCTCTCAGACGAGATTGGGCCAATGTTGGCGCCTGGGTCGACGTCCGGCTCTGGCGAATCGAACGTCTCCCCCGCCGCGCAACCCACCAAATCATTCCGCTACCCGGTAGTGAGCTGGGTTGCCGCCGGTGCCTGGGCAGAAGCCGTAGAGCCCTACCCGGCCGGAATTTCAGACACCTACGAGTTTTCGGAGTACGACTCCAAAGGCCCGGCGTTTTGGCTGACAGTTAAAGGTGATTCGATGACGGCGCCTGCCGGCCAGAGCATTACTGAGGGCACGCTGATCCTGGTAGATACCGAGGCCGAGGTTGCCCCAGGTAAGCTGGTCGTGGCCAAGCTCCCAGACAGCAACGAAGCCACTTTTAAGAAGCTGGTCAGCGATGGCGGTCGGCTGTTCTTAAAACCGCTGAACCCGAGCTACCCAATTGAGGCGGTGGACGAGAGCTGCCGGATCGTGGGCGTGGTTGTGCAGGCGCTGCAGAAGTTTTACTGATGCCATCCGCACTTGGAAAACCGTCGAGCTCATGGCGAGAGCAGAGCTTCTGGAGCAAGGTGTGGACCTATGCTCTGCTGGCGCTCATGCTGGTTTTCACAACCGAAGCCGGCATTTGGCCGGACGGCAGTTCATCTCATCGCAAGCGAGTCTTCAGCCCTGGCTTCGTTGTGCTCTGCACCATCGTGGCGGTGATTGAGCTGATAGCGCTGAGCCATTACTATGGCTTGAATGGATGAGGTGGGAGAGTCGGTCGTCGCTTGTTCTACGCCTGACCACAGAAATTTATCCAAATATCTAAAACGTACCGAATAATCACGGGATGACTATGACGGATCGTCGCACGAGCAAAAAAAGCTCCGCAGCTGCAGTGGCAAACAACAGCAAACAAAGCTTGTCCCTTCTTAGTCTTAGAATAGAAACGCCAGCCTTTCGCAAGCTAAAAAATATCTCTATAGATTTCGCTGAAAGAATAACCCTAATAGCCGGACACAACGGAATAGGAAAATCAACAATACTTGGGTTAGTTGCAAACGGCTCCGGTATAACGGTAAAAACTGCGAGAACACTAGGCATTGCTCCGACTTATACGGGAAAGCTATTCAACGGCGTACTCAATGAAATAGTACATATTGACTACGAGAGCGAATATCTTGTAAACAAACAGGAAAATAAATTGGCCAGCCCACACCTAGACTATCGTGTGAATGGCGATGAAATATCCATGAGATGCGGCTTCACGCATCGCGAAGTGAAAAATAGTGACAACATCACGAGCCGAATCGAACCACGAGTCGTGGCTAGAATTTCAAAAAAATATATAGACCCAACCGGAAAAGTCTCGATCGGCGTCGCATCAAAGATGCCACTACCTACAATTTATCTAGGTATGACGCGAATGATCCCTATTGGAGAAAGCAATCCAGAATTAGTTGAAAGCACACGCGACAATACTATCACCGAGGATGACGGAAAATTCATTGAGGATTTCATCCAAGACATCATTAATGTTACAGGACGAAAACAAAAAAATAGTGGCGTGATCACAACCCAGTCGATCCGTGGCACTAACAAAATTGCAAAGCATCCCGAATACCCTCACAGCCCGAAAAGTGTTTCGCTGGGCCAAGATAGCTTGAGCGCCATAGCTACCGCCTTGGCGTCCTTCAGACGTTTGGAGAGAGAATGGCCAGATTATCCTGGCGGTTTGTTAGTGATCGATGAGATAGATGCCGGCTTCCATCCTCACGCACAGAAAGCGCTTATAGATGGGCTTAAAAATATTGCAAAGAAACTACGACTGCAAGTAATAGGCACAACTCACTCTTTATGCATGATAGAGGCAATCCATCCAGATACCAACCCAATCCCTGAACGAGGAACGAGAGTTGACTCCGTGGTTTATTTGACCGACTCCATAGCACCTCGCTTTGCACGAGACATGTCTTTCATACAAATAAAAGATGATATGTCGCTAACCCCGCCCAAGCCCCCAGAAAAGGCTGCAAAAATCGACAAAACTCTTAAAGTCTATCTGGAAGATGCAGAAGCAAACTTTATGCTTGGCCTACTTCTTACTCAAAAACTAAAGAGGCAAGTTAATACCGCGACTGGAAGAACGCTCAAGGCAATACCGATAAGTGTTGGCTGTAACAACCTGCAAGGCCTCCAGAACTTCGACAAATATTTTAAAACCGTGCTAATAGTTGTTGACGCAGACTCAGCAGTAAACGCAAGCTTAAAGAATGTGGTAAAGCTTCCAGGGGGCTCAGATAAGGCAGGAAATGGCTTTTCTCCGGAAAGGACCATTTATGAGTTTTTACAAGAGCTAATGGAGGACAACGAAAAATACCCTACTGCTCGATCAGCGCTGGAAAAAATGAATATCAGTCGCGATCAAATTGGCACTCACCTTCTTAAAGGCGATGTAAACATTACAAATCGGATTTCGTCAAAAAGCTGGATGAAAGCCAAGTTACAAAAAATCAAGGACTGGAAAATAGTTGAGCTTTGGTTTGTGGAGCATCCTGATCTGGTCAAAAAATTCGAAACCGACCTGATTTTAGCCGCTACCAGGACCGCAATGCTGACGAAATAGAGGCTGGCCAAGTATACTGCGCGCCGTTAAACTGAGGCTCAGACGCCTCAAAGGATGAGATAGAAAATGTACTCCAACAAGCTATACAGCCCCTTACGCTACCCCGGAGGGAAGGCTCGCTTTGCGCCTTTCATTGCTGAGGTAATGCGGGCTAACGGCCTGGCGGACGGACACTATCTCGAACCGTTTGCCGGCGGAGCCGGTGTTGCCCTTGAGTTGCTTTTCGACGGGCATGCAACTCATATCCATATCAATGATCTCGATCCGGCTGTATTCGCCTTTTGGTCAGCCGCCACTACCGATCCGGACGGGATCCTAAAACTGCTCAGAGACACTCCAATCACTATGGAGCAATGGCATCACTGGCGTTGCGTGATGCTTGGTCAAGACCCTGACCTATCCCTTGCGGAAAGGGGTTTTGCAACGCTTTTTGTTAACCGCACCAACCGCTCAGGCATCCTCAAGGGCGGAGTCATCGGAGGGAAGGCTCAGACTGGCGCCTACAAACTCGATGCTCGATTCAGCAAAGAGATGATTGCTGCCAGACTTGAACGAATCGCGCTGAATGCAGATCGGATTTCGGTATATTGCGAGGACGCCTTTCTTTTGCTGAGCCGCGCAGCAGAATTTCTGCCAGAACAATCGCTGATCTACCTTGACCCGCCGTACTACGTTAAAGGGCGCGGCCTATACCGAAACTTCTACAAGCACGAAGATCACCTTCAAATTGCTAAATTGCTGCAGTCGCCTGACTTTGAGAGGCCGTGGGTAGTCTCCTACGATAACGCGCCAGAAATCTGCGAGATGTATAGCCAGAACGAGGCGCTGACGTATGGACTGCACTACACCGCTCAAGCGCGATATGTAGGCGACGAGGTCATGTTCTTCAAAGAAGGTATCTCCGTACCTGATGCGAAGATCCCTAGAGCCACTGTGGCGGCATGAATCCAAGTCCGGCCCAGCGCCGGGCTTCTTATTTCTGGCAAGCGCCCTGCTCTGCTATGGTGGCGCCCTCTGATCGCAATGGAAGCATCGAAGAATGGACTCATGGAAGACCCTGGCGATCGCCGTCATGGTGATGAGCAGTGCTGACGCTATAGCGTTTGAAGTCGAGAATCCCGTCGAAAGAACACTGACCGTCACCACCATGGTCCCAACGATGATCCTCGGCGGAACAACGGCATTCACAGTCTACGGCCCCTCAATGATGATAAAGGCGAAAGACGATGCCCTCGCATTCATTGGCTCAGAGGGCGAGATTCGTGGCGCAGAGTTTGAGCAGGCATCCAGATACTACCATTCGACCGATCCTTCTCCGCTCATGTCAGACATGCAGTTGGCCCAGTCGATAGCTACATCATTCTGAAAGCGGCCTTCAAGCAGGCCGCGATGCGAGACCTTTCGTTTCGGCGACATCCTTTTCACCTGGCATTTACAGGACGGAGTGCAAAGTCGCCCTACTCCTTTGAAGAATTCCCTTTAGGCCCGCACATAAGCGGGCCATTTTTTTGCCCGCGGCTATGCTTTCCATGCCATCTACTGGAGACCAAGCGATGCCTTCGCCCGAATACTCCCTTACAGACACCTTGGAACGCATGTATGAGAACCAGCTCGCCCTAGAAGCTGCGCTGATGGAGTTGACGCTGCTCGTCGAAAGCCAAGGCCATGCCAATATCGGCGAGAATGTGCGCGGCGCCCTAGAGGCGATCGGAGAGAACGCCGGGCATATCAAGCAGGGCCTGGCCAGGTTGAAGGCCCGGGAGCCGGATTGACGAATTGAGTTTGCGAGCCCGCCGCTAAGCGGGCTTTTTTGTGACCGTAGGAAAAAACCCTCAGCCAATATATGCACTTATGCATAAATTTACCGCTGGGCTATTGTCAATGTACGCCAACGCAAATACTGTACTTACACACAGTAATCGCAAGGAGCGAAGCATGAACCAGACACCCTACTCCGCATCAAAACCAAGAAATTCCTACGAGCTTGTTGGCCGACGCCTGCAAGGCTTGATCGCTTCCCCTCGGGTCCAGAGGATTCAGTTGGTGGAGGTATCAAGGCGCGACGACGAAAGCCCTGAAGCCTGGCACCAGGTCATCCAAGACATCGGCGACACCGCCGGCATAAGGATCGAGCATTTGGATGATGGCGCCGTAAGGATCGGCTGGCGCGAGTACTGCGATTACTAAATGAGCCCGCCAGTGAGCGGGCTTTTTATCGCCACCCATAAAATATATGGGAATACCCATTGACGATAAATATGGGAATGCCTATATTTGTATTCATCGAGACGCCAAAGCGAATCGCCAGAGCCGAGGGCTCGAAGTTCTTTAGCGACCCCCCTTGCCGGATCACCACCGGCCCAGATTCAAAGGCAGCGATGAACCGGCCTAAACGGTTCAGAGGGTTGGCAACTGACCCGGGCGTGCAGCGTAAAGCGCCAAGAACAGTTATCCAGCGGGAGAACAAGCCGAAAGGCCCGCGGCTGGAAGAACATTTGATTCAAGCCGGTGACCGACGCCAGTAGCGGGTCACGGCGGAAAGCATCACTGAGCAGCCTTCTCGCGAGGGCTGCTTGGGATGACAACCGGAGGTACGGAAATGCCAACGAAGCGCGGCAGTGAAATTGAAATAGGCGACGTGATCTACCTCGGCCTTGGCGATCGCACAGGTCGAGTCACTGACTTCAAGGCTCACCCGACGCTTGCAGAGCTGCATCCCGGCTTGACGGCCAGGGTCGCGATAACTGATCGGGGCTCAATCACGATCATCGACCAGCAGCCGATCAGGGTGCCGGAGTGAAGCTTTCACTGGCAGGCCTTCGCAAGAGGGCCTGACGGGAAATCAAACGGGAGTCACACATGAAGGTCGATAACGAAGTGATGGCGCTACTCAGCACCTCGCGCACTGAAGACAACAAACTGTTCATCACCGGCGGCCAACTCGACAAAAGCCTGTACCAGCGTCTCGACAAAACGCTGAAGGCTGCCGGTGGAAAGTGGAACACCAAGGCAAAGGCGCACCTGTTTGCCGGTGACGCGGCCGACGCAATCGAAAACATCCTGATGACCGGTGAGGTTACCGTTCCGCAGGACTTTGGCTTCTTCCCTACTCCGCCGCACGTTGCGAAACAGGCTGCGGATCTCGCCATGATCGGTGACGGGATGATGGTGCTGGAGCCAAGCGCGGGCCGTGGCGCTCTTGCTGTGGCCGCCAACTCCGCAGCAGTAGGCGTCATGGTCGACATGCACGAACTACTGCCGGACAACCACAAAGCGCTGATCGAACTGAAGTTGCCACTATCGGGAGTTTCCGAACCCTGCGACTTCCTGCAGGTCGAGCCGAAGCCCATCTATGACCGCGTGCTGATGAACCCGCCTTTCGACAAGAAGCGCAGCGACATTCACCACGTCGTTCACGCCCTGAAGTTCCTCAAACCCGGCGGCCGACTGGTGGCGATCATGCCTTCCGGTGTGACCTTTCGCGATGACGCTCTGACCCGGGACTTTCGCGGGATCGTAGAGCAGCGCGGCGGCAGTATCGAAACCCTGCCAGAAGCCTCATTCAAGCAGGCCGGAACGATGGTCAACACCGCATTGGTGGTGATCCCGGCCGCAGCCTGACAACCAGCGCCAACGACAGCCTGTCGTTAACTGCCCGAGGCCCTGGTACTCCCCAGCACCAGGCTGCATCGGAGTGTGATTTGTGGATCGGTTCGACGGTATGAAGGCCGGTATCGCCACAGATATGCAGCGCAAGGCGACGGGCGCCCGGTAGCCGAACGCGTAAGTCTTCCAGGTTCGATTCCTGGGCAGATCACACCCCGATGCAGAAAACACCCTTCCCCGCCTCTACCCGTCAGCACTCACCCCGCGCCCATCGGCAACAAGCGGGAGGAATGAGTGTTGACGAATACAGGTGAACAGCACGCCCCTGGAGGCGAACATGATCCAAAGTCAGCACGCTTACTGCGATGTAGCGCTCGCAATGAACCAGCGCCGCAACATGGCTCTAGCCCTTTGCCTTGGGCTGGTCGGCTCCAGCGCTCCAAAAACCTCACCGCTCTATCGGGTCATCCCGGCAGGGAATGAGTTCTTCCACGTCGTCGACTCCAACACCGGCAAGGTGAAAGGGTTTCGCCGCAACCACAACGAAGCCTGCGCCCTCGCCCGGCGCCTAGAGTCCCGCCATGTCCAGCATTTACGCGGATAGCGCTCAGGCCAGGGAATCCGAAAGGCGCTTTGACTTGCCGAACTTCGGAAGGAAACAGCACGCCGATCTGTTCCACGAGTACACGGCAGTCGATTTGACAGAGCGCGAAGCGCGACGCATCAAAGAGCGCTCCAACCTCAAGGTGCGGATTGGCCTAGCCATGACACAGATGGAAGTCATCTGCCCGCCT
Proteins encoded in this region:
- a CDS encoding SAM-dependent methyltransferase — protein: MKVDNEVMALLSTSRTEDNKLFITGGQLDKSLYQRLDKTLKAAGGKWNTKAKAHLFAGDAADAIENILMTGEVTVPQDFGFFPTPPHVAKQAADLAMIGDGMMVLEPSAGRGALAVAANSAAVGVMVDMHELLPDNHKALIELKLPLSGVSEPCDFLQVEPKPIYDRVLMNPPFDKKRSDIHHVVHALKFLKPGGRLVAIMPSGVTFRDDALTRDFRGIVEQRGGSIETLPEASFKQAGTMVNTALVVIPAAA
- a CDS encoding phage replication protein, which encodes MQYTVTINQVKALEWGLNSQQALLFAFVYGCPSWTKPIKTDDGIFFALSKAKIIEELPLLTDKPDTAYRMLKALEEAGLIELSSTSNITLFRLTEKAVEWNQKLDGSEKYPTPPNNKGRKKIRSTSDKSPIKIGKKSGQGSDKSPTNQDTNHQDTNQDTSQDLQDATGKPAQSRALALVVDRTDTPRVEIPADMPGPKDQTCKTFKVWANYAMAYRKRYSAWPVWNAKVGGQLGQLVDRLGADVAHHVAAHFLKTSDAAVLRKCHSLNELLANAESYHTQWVTGQRINGTTARQMERTEANHSAAEQAAQMVLAKRQAGDRNEYL
- a CDS encoding DUF1654 domain-containing protein, with protein sequence MNQTPYSASKPRNSYELVGRRLQGLIASPRVQRIQLVEVSRRDDESPEAWHQVIQDIGDTAGIRIEHLDDGAVRIGWREYCDY
- a CDS encoding DUF2388 domain-containing protein, whose product is MDSWKTLAIAVMVMSSADAIAFEVENPVERTLTVTTMVPTMILGGTTAFTVYGPSMMIKAKDDALAFIGSEGEIRGAEFEQASRYYHSTDPSPLMSDMQLAQSIATSF
- a CDS encoding DNA adenine methylase; translation: MYSNKLYSPLRYPGGKARFAPFIAEVMRANGLADGHYLEPFAGGAGVALELLFDGHATHIHINDLDPAVFAFWSAATTDPDGILKLLRDTPITMEQWHHWRCVMLGQDPDLSLAERGFATLFVNRTNRSGILKGGVIGGKAQTGAYKLDARFSKEMIAARLERIALNADRISVYCEDAFLLLSRAAEFLPEQSLIYLDPPYYVKGRGLYRNFYKHEDHLQIAKLLQSPDFERPWVVSYDNAPEICEMYSQNEALTYGLHYTAQARYVGDEVMFFKEGISVPDAKIPRATVAA
- a CDS encoding YdaS family helix-turn-helix protein; the protein is MKTIYKDLVAFFGTQEVTAEKLKVDQSTVSGWVREKHGMSPVVAKRAEALTGGAFKKESLCPSFPWAEMAA
- a CDS encoding recombination protein NinG translates to MTIERKQPKPKKCRVATCRASFVPARIGQAVCSPACALVDGPRHAPKSRKALADIERAEIKVRREKLKSRAEHLREAQTAVNEYVRLRDAHLPCISCDSMPNDNDLMTGSRWDAGHYRSVGACPELRFEPLNIHRQCVKCNRNLSGNAVEYRIRLVQRIGADKVAWLEGLHPACKYTVEEIKAIKAKYRAMTRELKRAAA
- a CDS encoding LexA family transcriptional regulator, producing the protein MEFKDRLKAARRHAKLNQGELAAKAGITQTSISDLERGKSKATAHVVKIADACGVSAKWLSDEIGPMLAPGSTSGSGESNVSPAAQPTKSFRYPVVSWVAAGAWAEAVEPYPAGISDTYEFSEYDSKGPAFWLTVKGDSMTAPAGQSITEGTLILVDTEAEVAPGKLVVAKLPDSNEATFKKLVSDGGRLFLKPLNPSYPIEAVDESCRIVGVVVQALQKFY
- a CDS encoding ATP-binding protein; this encodes MTDRRTSKKSSAAAVANNSKQSLSLLSLRIETPAFRKLKNISIDFAERITLIAGHNGIGKSTILGLVANGSGITVKTARTLGIAPTYTGKLFNGVLNEIVHIDYESEYLVNKQENKLASPHLDYRVNGDEISMRCGFTHREVKNSDNITSRIEPRVVARISKKYIDPTGKVSIGVASKMPLPTIYLGMTRMIPIGESNPELVESTRDNTITEDDGKFIEDFIQDIINVTGRKQKNSGVITTQSIRGTNKIAKHPEYPHSPKSVSLGQDSLSAIATALASFRRLEREWPDYPGGLLVIDEIDAGFHPHAQKALIDGLKNIAKKLRLQVIGTTHSLCMIEAIHPDTNPIPERGTRVDSVVYLTDSIAPRFARDMSFIQIKDDMSLTPPKPPEKAAKIDKTLKVYLEDAEANFMLGLLLTQKLKRQVNTATGRTLKAIPISVGCNNLQGLQNFDKYFKTVLIVVDADSAVNASLKNVVKLPGGSDKAGNGFSPERTIYEFLQELMEDNEKYPTARSALEKMNISRDQIGTHLLKGDVNITNRISSKSWMKAKLQKIKDWKIVELWFVEHPDLVKKFETDLILAATRTAMLTK
- a CDS encoding Rha family transcriptional regulator encodes the protein MSSREIASVTGKRHDNVLRDIAAMLKDLKVDLLRFEDIYLDGRNREQVQYLLDREHTDCLLTGYSAPMRMKVIRRWHELEGQAAARQAVIANGTKVVGELAILECFTRLLKPAPSSQVMMLAQIATNNGLDAKFLPGYAVDAAPDAAGGSSMPTKAITALIKDHSIASTPRAFNLALEAHGFLKVLQRKNSKQEMVDFWSVTEKGMAYGKNLTSPQCPRETQPHWYVDRFLELAAKVGKA